In one window of Frigoriglobus tundricola DNA:
- a CDS encoding transcription antitermination factor NusB, translating into MTITARQVAADVLHRSRARDGFASELVDDALATANLAPQDRRFVTQLVFGVTRRAGTLDALLKPFIHLPPHAVQPRVWDVLRLGAFQLTFLTHVPKHAAVNETVELAAHVGAERAKGFVNGVMRRIAELVTDDFTGAPGADAVPFEAGRPPPPAPLPEGGGVNARGAPSDTLEATEFRRSSSPFPSGRGAGGGGLPRYRKLTRPVLPDPHAAPGAYFAAAFSFPQWLANRWLERYGPDECTRLGFWFNAPPPLWIRVNKLRTSRESYRIQLAANLIEAGAGEHPQSLRFPEHHSIRDLPGYAAGDFAVQDHSSMLVASALGVQPGMRVLDLCAAPGGKTTHLAELMDNRGRITACDIDPKRLETVTSLCQRLGVPNVDTVLLKDDGAIPDGPGEPSQYDAALVDVPCSNTGVLGRRPEVRWRLKPNEFVHLVRLQTRLLIEALVRVRPGGAVVYSTCSIEPDENEGVVQSVCKGMRGVALEAEHRAVPGRPSDGGYWARLRKAK; encoded by the coding sequence ATGACGATCACCGCCCGGCAAGTCGCGGCCGATGTGCTGCACCGCTCGCGCGCCCGCGACGGGTTCGCGTCCGAACTCGTGGACGACGCCCTCGCGACCGCGAACCTCGCCCCACAAGACCGCCGGTTCGTCACGCAACTGGTGTTCGGCGTCACCCGGCGCGCGGGCACGCTCGACGCGCTGCTGAAGCCGTTCATTCACCTCCCGCCACACGCCGTGCAACCGCGGGTGTGGGACGTGCTCCGGCTCGGCGCGTTCCAGCTCACGTTCCTCACGCACGTCCCCAAGCACGCGGCCGTGAACGAAACGGTCGAACTGGCGGCGCACGTCGGCGCGGAGCGGGCGAAGGGGTTCGTGAACGGCGTGATGCGCCGCATCGCGGAGCTGGTGACGGACGACTTCACCGGGGCGCCCGGCGCGGACGCGGTGCCGTTCGAAGCGGGGAGACCGCCCCCCCCAGCCCCCCTCCCTGAAGGAGGGGGGGTGAACGCGCGCGGAGCCCCCTCCGATACTCTGGAAGCAACCGAGTTCCGAAGGTCTTCCTCCCCCTTCCCTTCAGGGAGGGGGGCCGGGGGGGGCGGTCTCCCGCGTTACCGCAAGCTCACGCGCCCGGTCCTCCCCGACCCGCACGCGGCGCCCGGCGCGTACTTCGCCGCGGCGTTCTCGTTCCCGCAGTGGCTCGCGAACCGGTGGCTGGAGCGGTACGGCCCGGACGAGTGTACGCGGCTCGGGTTCTGGTTCAACGCCCCGCCGCCGCTCTGGATTCGTGTGAACAAGCTGCGCACGAGCCGGGAGAGCTACCGCATTCAGCTCGCGGCGAATCTCATCGAGGCCGGCGCCGGTGAACACCCGCAGTCGCTGCGGTTCCCGGAGCACCACAGCATCCGCGACCTGCCGGGCTACGCCGCGGGCGATTTCGCGGTGCAGGACCACTCGTCGATGCTCGTCGCGTCCGCGCTCGGCGTGCAGCCCGGTATGCGCGTCCTCGACCTGTGTGCCGCCCCGGGCGGGAAGACGACGCACCTCGCGGAACTGATGGACAACCGCGGTCGGATCACCGCGTGCGACATCGACCCGAAGCGCCTGGAGACGGTCACATCGCTCTGCCAGCGGCTCGGCGTGCCGAACGTCGATACGGTTCTCTTGAAAGACGACGGCGCGATCCCCGACGGCCCTGGTGAACCGTCCCAATATGACGCCGCACTGGTGGACGTGCCGTGCAGCAACACGGGCGTACTCGGGCGCCGGCCGGAAGTGCGGTGGCGGCTGAAGCCGAACGAGTTCGTGCACCTGGTCCGCCTGCAAACGCGGCTGCTGATCGAGGCGCTGGTGCGCGTGCGGCCCGGCGGGGCGGTGGTGTACTCGACGTGCAGCATCGAGCCCGACGAGAACGAGGGCGTGGTCCAGTCCGTGTGCAAGGGGATGCGCGGCGTCGCCCTCGAAGCGGAACACCGCGCCGTACCGGGCCGCCCGTCCGACGGCGGGTACTGGGCACGGCTGCGAAAGGCGAAATAG
- the fmt gene encoding methionyl-tRNA formyltransferase: MRIVMMGTGTFAEPTFEALIASFGGDVVGLVTQPDRDAGNKRGSTRQTGKGMKPIADAAGIAVAQPESINTPEGLELLRAMKPDLLVVAAYGQILSKDVLTVPTRGTINVHASLLPKYRGAAPVAYAILGGEKQTGVTIIKVTPGLDSGDMVLQEALDILPDDTTGSLEARLSALGARMAVDAARKYATGGPVDGVKQDPALVTKAPKIKKEFGLIDWTKPAEYIERFIRAMQPWPTAYTFLHRPGKEPMRVIICRTGDNLSPLAGDVEPEAGVLVELADDPYLGVICASEPVPSVLEILELQPAGKKKMTAEEFLRGYPIVEEMRFGPEVPA; this comes from the coding sequence ATGCGCATAGTGATGATGGGGACGGGGACGTTTGCGGAGCCGACGTTCGAGGCGCTGATCGCCTCGTTCGGCGGCGACGTCGTGGGGCTGGTGACCCAGCCGGACCGCGACGCCGGTAACAAGCGCGGCAGCACGCGCCAGACCGGCAAGGGGATGAAGCCCATCGCCGACGCCGCGGGCATTGCGGTCGCACAACCCGAGAGCATTAACACGCCCGAAGGTCTGGAGTTGCTCCGCGCGATGAAGCCGGATCTGCTCGTCGTCGCCGCCTACGGGCAGATCCTCTCGAAGGACGTGCTGACGGTCCCGACCCGCGGTACGATCAACGTCCACGCCTCGCTGTTGCCGAAGTACCGCGGGGCGGCGCCGGTCGCCTATGCCATCCTCGGCGGGGAGAAGCAGACCGGCGTGACCATCATCAAAGTGACCCCCGGCCTCGACTCCGGGGACATGGTTCTTCAGGAAGCACTCGACATCCTCCCCGACGACACCACCGGTAGCCTCGAAGCGCGGCTCTCGGCGCTGGGGGCGCGAATGGCGGTGGACGCGGCGCGGAAGTACGCTACCGGTGGCCCGGTCGATGGTGTGAAGCAAGACCCGGCACTCGTGACGAAGGCGCCGAAAATCAAGAAGGAGTTCGGGTTGATCGACTGGACGAAGCCCGCGGAGTACATCGAGCGCTTCATTCGCGCGATGCAGCCGTGGCCGACCGCGTACACGTTCCTGCACCGCCCCGGCAAGGAGCCGATGCGGGTGATCATTTGTCGAACTGGTGACAATCTCTCACCTCTAGCGGGTGACGTGGAACCCGAAGCGGGCGTATTGGTTGAGTTAGCCGATGATCCGTATCTCGGGGTAATTTGTGCTTCAGAACCAGTTCCCAGCGTTCTCGAAATCCTCGAACTCCAACCCGCGGGCAAGAAGAAGATGACGGCGGAGGAGTTCTTGCGCGGCTACCCCATCGTTGAGGAGATGCGATTCGGACCGGAAGTGCCGGCATGA